A segment of the Prochlorococcus marinus str. MIT 9215 genome:
TATTACCTTTGGAGGCCACTCCTCTCATTCTGCCTCTGTGTTGTTTACGAAATTTAGTACGTTTTGGACTAAGCATTTTTGTACCTCCTATGAATTCTCATTCGAGCGATCCTCAAATTGCTGAGGTCTTCGACTAGCTTTCCTCTTGGGGTTTGCACCCACTGGGATCGTTTGTTCTTCTTTAGGAAGAACTTCTCCTTTAAAAACCCAAACTTTTATGCCAAGTACACCGTAAGTTGTATTAGCCTCACGAGTTGCGTAGTCAATTTCAGCTCTCAAAGTATGAAGAGGGACTCTACCTTCTCTGGTCCATTCCGTTCTAGCAATTTCAGCGCCATTTAGCCTACCGCCAACTTGTATTTTCAGTCCTAAGACTCCAGCCCTTTGAGCCCTTTGTAAGGCCATTCTTATTGTTCTTCTAAAAGCGACTCTTTTTTCTAATTGTTGAGCAATATACTCAGCAAGTAAAAAAGCGTCAGCATCAAC
Coding sequences within it:
- the rpsC gene encoding 30S ribosomal protein S3; this translates as MGHKIHPSGLRLGITQEHRSKWFATSKTYPILLQEDFKIRTFIEKKYGAAGISDVLIARKADQLELELKTARPGVIVGRQGSGIEELRSGIQKTIGDRTRQVRINVVEVERVDADAFLLAEYIAQQLEKRVAFRRTIRMALQRAQRAGVLGLKIQVGGRLNGAEIARTEWTREGRVPLHTLRAEIDYATREANTTYGVLGIKVWVFKGEVLPKEEQTIPVGANPKRKASRRPQQFEDRSNENS